The region ACCGACACCTTGAACGAGTCGGGCTTCGTCGAAGACACCATCGCCGCTTTCAAGGGCCGCCAGATCCATGCCTTCCACACCGAGGGGGCAGGCGGCGGCCATGCGCCGGACATCATCAAGGTGGCGGGCCTGCCCAATGTCATCGCCTCGTCGACCAACCCGACGCGGCCCTTCACGGTGAATACGCTGGACGAGCATCTCGACATGCTCATGGTCTGCCATCACCTGGACCCGAGCATCCCCGAGGATGTGGCCTTCGCCGAAAGCCGGATCCGGCGCGAGACCATCGCGGCCGAGGACATCCTCCAGGACATGGGCGCCCTGTCGATCATCTCCTCCGACAGCCAGGCCATGGGCCGGCTGGGCGAGGTGATCCTGCGCACCTGGCAGACCGCCCACAAGATGAAGGTCCAGCGCGGGGCCCTGGCCGGCGACGGCCCGGGCAACGACAATTTCCGCGCCCGGCGCTATATCGCCAAATACACGATCAACCCGGCCATCGCCCACGGCATCGGCAACCATGTGGGCTCGATCGCCCTGGGCAAACTGGCCGATCTCGTGCTGTGGTCGCCGGCCTTCTTCGGCGTGAAGCCGGACCTGGTGATCAAGGGTGGCACCATCGCCCAGGCCCTGATGGGCGATCCCAATGCCTCGATTCCCACGCCCCAGCCGGTGCACTACCGGCCGATGTTCGGCTCGTTCGGTCGGGCCATGGCCGAATCCTGCCTGACCTTCGTCTCCAAGGCGGCGCTGGACCTCAACATCGGCGGGCGCCTGGGCCTTGCCCGTGGCCTGGCGGCGGTGGAAAATACCCGCGACAAGGCGGCCAAGGCGTCGATGATCCTGAACGACGCCCTGCCGGTGATCGAGGTCGATCCGGAGACTTACGAGGTGCGCGCCGATGGCGAACTTCTCACCTGTCAGCCGGCAAAAGTGCTACCCATGGCGCAGCGTTACTTCCTTTTCTGACGGACGTTTGCCATGAAGCGCGCTTCTGCCGTTCTGCCCAAGGGCTCCTTCCCCGACGACGCCGTGGTCGGCGAGGTGGTGCTCGATTCCGATGCCCGCCTGCGCCGCCGCGCCGTGCTCTCGGCCGGGCGCCAGCAATTCCTGATGGACCTTGCCGAGCTGATCCCGCTGGGCGACGGCGACGGCCTGATGCTGGACGGCGGCGGCGTGGTCCGCGTCCTGGCGGCGCCCGAGCGCCTGGTCGAGGTGACGGCGTCGAGCCCGGCCGAACTGGTGCGCATCGCCTGGCACCTGGGCAACCGCCACCTGCCGACCCAGCTCCTGGGCGACGCCATCCGCATCCGCCCCGACCATGTGATCGAGGGCATGCTGCTGGGCCTGGGCGCCAGGGTGGCCAAGATCGATGCGGCCTTCGAGCCCGAGGGCGGCGCCTATGCCGGCGGCCATCACGACCATGATCACCATGATCATGGGCACGAGGAGCACGAGCACGGCCCGAATTGCGGTCATGATCATGGGGCGACCGCGACCGCCCTGCTGAAGCACGGGCAGGAACCCAAGCACGATCATGATCACGGCCACGAGCACGGCCATGTCCATGGCCCCAACTGCAAGCATGACCACTGACGGCGCCCTCTACCGGCTCATGGCGTGGCTGTCGCCGTCCTATCCGGTCGGCGCCTTCAGCCACTCCCATGGGCTGGAATGGGCCGTCGAGATGGGTTGGGTGCGCGACCGGCAAGCCCTGGTCGACTGGCTGAACGATCTGCTGGCGGCCGGCAGCGTCTGGAATGACGCCGTCCTGTTCACCCACGCCCATGCCGCCGGTGGCGATGCAGCTAAGCTCCATGCCCTGGCGGAACTCGCCAGCGCCGCCGCCCCCTCGCGGGAACGCCAGGTCGAGGCGCTGGCCCAGGGCAGCGCCTTCAAAATGATCTCGGTCACCAGTTGGCCGGTGCCGGCACTGGCCAGCGTACCCGACACGGTGGCCTTCCCCATCGTGGTCGCGGCCCAGGCGGCCGGCCACGGCATCGAATTGCGCCCCGCGCTCACCGCCTATCTCCACGGCTTCGTCGCCAACCTGGTCTCGGCCGCCCAGCGCCTGGTGCCCTTGGGCCAGACCGACGGCCAGAAAGCCATTGCCGCCCTGATGCCGGCGGTGGAGGCGACGGTCGAGCGGGCCGCGGCGCTGGACACCCAGGCCGATCCCTTCGAGGCCATGGGCGGTGCCGCCCTGGCCTCCGACATCGCCGCGATGCGCCACGAGACGCAGTACACGCGGCTGTTCAGGACGTAATCCATGCGGACCGTTTCCCCTCAATCGTCATGCCCGGCCTTGTGCCGGGCATCCACGTCGGGACAGTGCACGCCCTTTGACGGAAGAGGCGGCTTGCCGACGTGGATGGCCGGGACTTCGCCCGGCCATGACGGTAGGGGAAATGAGCGGTAACGAAAGGTGATGTAGCCATGCGTAATCCCAACGGTCCCTTGCGGGTGGGTGTCGGCGGGCCGGTCGGCTCGGGCAAGACGGCGCTGATGGACCAGCTCTGCAAGCTGTTCCGCGAGCGCTATGACATCGCCGCGATCACCAACGACATCTATACCAAGGAAGATGCCGAGTTCCTGACCCGTGCCGGCAGCCTCTCGCCCGAGCGTATCCTCGGCGTCGAGACCGGCGGCTGCCCGCACACGGCGATCCGCGAGGATGCCTCGATCAATCTGGCGGCGGTGGCGGAAATGCGCCGGCGCTTCCCCGACCTCGACCTGGTGCTGATCGAATCCGGCGGCGACAATCTGGCGGCGACCTTCAGCCCGGAACTGGCCGATCTCACCATCTACGTCATCGACGTCTCGGCCGGCGACAAGATCCCGCGCAAGGGCGGCCCGGGCATCACCCGCTCGGACCTGCTGGTGATCAACAAGACCGATCTGGCCCCCCTGGTCGGCGCCGATCTCGGCGTCATGGACCGCGATGCCCGGCGCATGCGTGGTGACAAGCCCTTCGTCTTCGCCCGCGCTTCGAAAGGCGACGGCATCGAAGCCATCGCCGCCTTCATCGAGAAGGCGGGTGGATTGGTTGCGGCGGATGCGGCCTGAATAAGTCCCTCTCCGCCGCTTGCGGGGGAGAGGGAAGGGGCCCATTGCGCCAGCAATGGGAAGGGTGAGGTGGTGGTTGGGCCAGACGCGCTCTACGCCGTAGACCCACCTCACCCAACCCTCCCCCCAAAGGGCGGAGAGGGCTTTTACCTTAAAAACAGCGCGATCAATTCCTCGATCGGCACCGGGGGCACTTCCTCCACCGGGGTCTTGGCCGGGCCGAAGACGGCCGCCGGGAAGGCGCGCAGGCCGTAGGTGAAGGCGATCGCGGCCAGGAAGCTCAGGAGAAAGGCTTCGAAGCTGGTCGCGGGCACGGCGCCGCGGTCGCGCGCGGCGTTGAACACCGGCTCCAGCGTCGCGACGCGGCTGCGGATGTGGCGTTCCACCAGCCATTCCAGCCGCTCCCCGCCCGAGGTCGCCTCGTTGAACACCATGCGCGCGTGCTCGGGGCAGACGGTGCAATAGTCGGCATAGGAATGCAGGGCCAGGCGCATCACCGCGCGGGCATCCTCATAGGTCCGGGGCAGGGGCATGCCGGCCACCGACGAGGGGAAATCGGCGAAGACCACGTCGACCGTCGCCTCCCACAGCGCCCGCTTGGTCTTGAAGTGATAGCCCAGGTGGCCCTGCTCGATGCCGGCCGCCGCGGCGATGGCGCGGACCGAGGCGCCGTCATAGCCCTTGGCGGCGAATTCCTCCTTGGCGGCATCGATGATCCTGGCCCGCAGGGCGGCCGATTTCTCGGCCCGGCTCTGCGGCGGCAGGGCGCGCGTGCCCCGGGTCAGCGAGCGCAGCTTGGCCTGAATATCATCGAATACGGGACGCGACACGACCGCCCAAACTCCTCAAGATTCCGATGGTCACAATGCGCAAGGCGGGCGGATGATGCAACCGCTGCGCCTTGTAGGTGCAGCGCAACTGAATATTTGACGTTTGACAAAACTTTGGTCAGGCGATAAAACTAAACCAAGAAGGAGAGAGCAATGGGTCGGGAAATGTTCGCAGGCAAGGTTGCCGTGGTCACGGGTGCCGCATCGGGTATCGGCCTGGCGCTGGCTCGGGACTTCGCCGCCCGCGGCTGCAAGCTGGCGATCTCGGACGTCAATACCGAGAAGCTGGCCGCCGTTGCCGACGAGCTGCGCCAGGGCGGCACCACCGTGCTGGCCGAGAAGCTGGACGTCGCCGACCAAGCTGCATTCTTCGCCTATGCCGACAAGGTCATCGCCGAACTGGGCGGGGCCGATTTCGTCGTGAACAATGCCGGCGTCGCCCTGATGGCCAATGTGGCCACCATGCCGCTCAAGGATCTCGAGTGGC is a window of Oleomonas cavernae DNA encoding:
- a CDS encoding urease accessory protein UreF, whose product is MTTDGALYRLMAWLSPSYPVGAFSHSHGLEWAVEMGWVRDRQALVDWLNDLLAAGSVWNDAVLFTHAHAAGGDAAKLHALAELASAAAPSRERQVEALAQGSAFKMISVTSWPVPALASVPDTVAFPIVVAAQAAGHGIELRPALTAYLHGFVANLVSAAQRLVPLGQTDGQKAIAALMPAVEATVERAAALDTQADPFEAMGGAALASDIAAMRHETQYTRLFRT
- the ureG gene encoding urease accessory protein UreG, with amino-acid sequence MRNPNGPLRVGVGGPVGSGKTALMDQLCKLFRERYDIAAITNDIYTKEDAEFLTRAGSLSPERILGVETGGCPHTAIREDASINLAAVAEMRRRFPDLDLVLIESGGDNLAATFSPELADLTIYVIDVSAGDKIPRKGGPGITRSDLLVINKTDLAPLVGADLGVMDRDARRMRGDKPFVFARASKGDGIEAIAAFIEKAGGLVAADAA
- a CDS encoding TetR/AcrR family transcriptional regulator gives rise to the protein MSRPVFDDIQAKLRSLTRGTRALPPQSRAEKSAALRARIIDAAKEEFAAKGYDGASVRAIAAAAGIEQGHLGYHFKTKRALWEATVDVVFADFPSSVAGMPLPRTYEDARAVMRLALHSYADYCTVCPEHARMVFNEATSGGERLEWLVERHIRSRVATLEPVFNAARDRGAVPATSFEAFLLSFLAAIAFTYGLRAFPAAVFGPAKTPVEEVPPVPIEELIALFLR
- a CDS encoding urease accessory protein UreE, whose protein sequence is MKRASAVLPKGSFPDDAVVGEVVLDSDARLRRRAVLSAGRQQFLMDLAELIPLGDGDGLMLDGGGVVRVLAAPERLVEVTASSPAELVRIAWHLGNRHLPTQLLGDAIRIRPDHVIEGMLLGLGARVAKIDAAFEPEGGAYAGGHHDHDHHDHGHEEHEHGPNCGHDHGATATALLKHGQEPKHDHDHGHEHGHVHGPNCKHDH
- the ureC gene encoding urease subunit alpha; the encoded protein is MAFKISRAAYADMFGPTTGDRIRLADTELFIEIERDFTTPGEEVKFGGGKVIRDGQGQSQVTRANGAVDTVITNAVILDHWGIVKADVAIRDGRIAAIGKAGNPDIQPGVDIIVGPGTEVIAGEGKILTAGGIDCHIHFICPQQVDEAISSGVTTLIGGGTGPATGTKATTCTPGPWHLARMLQAAEGFPVNLMFSGKGNASDPAALIEQIKGGAAALKLHEDWGTTPASIDCALTVADEYDVQVMLHTDTLNESGFVEDTIAAFKGRQIHAFHTEGAGGGHAPDIIKVAGLPNVIASSTNPTRPFTVNTLDEHLDMLMVCHHLDPSIPEDVAFAESRIRRETIAAEDILQDMGALSIISSDSQAMGRLGEVILRTWQTAHKMKVQRGALAGDGPGNDNFRARRYIAKYTINPAIAHGIGNHVGSIALGKLADLVLWSPAFFGVKPDLVIKGGTIAQALMGDPNASIPTPQPVHYRPMFGSFGRAMAESCLTFVSKAALDLNIGGRLGLARGLAAVENTRDKAAKASMILNDALPVIEVDPETYEVRADGELLTCQPAKVLPMAQRYFLF